The bacterium genome includes the window ACAGATTTGGCACTGTTTTGGTTGTGGTCGCGGAGGTGATGCCATTTCCTTTGTTATGGAAATGGAGGGTTTGGAGTTTTATGAGGCTTTAAAGTTTTTAGGGGAAAAAGTGGGGGTAAAAGTAGAGCCCCTAAACCAAGAGGCTTATTCAGAGAAAAAGCGCCTCTATGAGCTAAATGAGATAGCGGCTAAGTTTTTTCAGTATGTTTTATGGAAAACTGCTCCCGGCAAGAAAGCACTGAAGTATTTGCGTGATCGCGGACTAAAAGATACAACTATTGATGAATTCCACATAGGTTATGCTCCTAATCAAAAAGATGCTTTAAGCAAATTTCTGCTTAAACGTAAATACCCTGTTCCACTTTTGGTAAAATCAGGTTTAGTTATTAAAAAAGATAATCCGTCTCCAAAAGAAACTCCTATTTTTGATAGGTTTCGCGGTCGCGTAATCTTTCCTGTATTTAATCAGGGGGGTTCAATTGTGGGTTTTTCTGGAAGAATTATGCCTCATTTGGAAAGCGACAATTTAGCTAAATATCTTAATTCTCCTGATACCCCTGTGTTTAATAAAAGTTTTGTTTTGTATGGCTTAAACTTTGCCAAGCAGGCAATTATGAAAAAGGGTTTTGTTGTTTTAGTAGAGGGACAGATGGATGTTATCTCTGCTCATCAAGCAGGCTTTTTAAACACAGTGGCTTCTTCTGGCACTTCCTTAACTGAACCTCAGCTTGATTTGCTCCGCCGATTTACTAATAAGATATATTTTGCCTTTGATCAAGATTCAGCTGGGCAAGTTGCTACTGAAAGGGGGATTGAGTTAGCTCTTAAGAAAGGTTTTTTGGTATATGTAGTGTTTATTCCTAAGCCGTATAAAGATGTAGATGAGTGCGTAAAGTCTAACCCTAAAAAATGGGAGGAAGCCTTATCTAAAAAGCGCAGTATTATTGAATACTTTTTTCAGATTTATGCCAAAGGGGCCAAGACTATTGAGCAGCGCAAAGAAGCAGCAGAAAAAGTTTTGCTTTGGATTAAAGTGATCCCTGACCCGATCTTACAGGGAGAGTGGATGCAAAAGCTGAGTTCTGCTCTTGATATTGGAGAACCCTA containing:
- a CDS encoding DNA primase; translated protein: MPDPLEEIKQKVDIVDLISSYISLKKAGRNYKALCPFHQEKTPSFMVSPEKQIWHCFGCGRGGDAISFVMEMEGLEFYEALKFLGEKVGVKVEPLNQEAYSEKKRLYELNEIAAKFFQYVLWKTAPGKKALKYLRDRGLKDTTIDEFHIGYAPNQKDALSKFLLKRKYPVPLLVKSGLVIKKDNPSPKETPIFDRFRGRVIFPVFNQGGSIVGFSGRIMPHLESDNLAKYLNSPDTPVFNKSFVLYGLNFAKQAIMKKGFVVLVEGQMDVISAHQAGFLNTVASSGTSLTEPQLDLLRRFTNKIYFAFDQDSAGQVATERGIELALKKGFLVYVVFIPKPYKDVDECVKSNPKKWEEALSKKRSIIEYFFQIYAKGAKTIEQRKEAAEKVLLWIKVIPDPILQGEWMQKLSSALDIGEPYLYEALQNLSKDKVKTQPVGGDKAKSSFGKEEVKKRIVAFLFVFPSFYKRSKSKLNRLLKQNKLYNLWFKFYNQKDRVKDSFLARLKSPELPLAVLEVENDYDQGDKKLAWQEFNDLVQFLYREAKEMQIAKLQRQIKICEKKKDSLHLKKLLRKLQDLIMDKQ